The segment GTGACGTATATTCGACTTCAGATTGATATTAATGATCTGGCTATGTTACCATATGATAATGATATGTGTCTCACTCTCATCTCAGCCAATATATGTTGCATCTGGAAATTCTTTGCGATTCAAAAGAGCTGCCAGACATAAAGATTTATTTTACCTTGATGAAAAGGATGTAGAATTTAGAGAGGTAAACGACATGTCATtcttagaagttagaacagtaTAGTatagttgacttttgacttttgactaaaaatattaatatttcatTCAGGTGATTGAAGCCCCCCTCCCAAAAGCACCTTTAGATACTGCAGTTGTGAACCACTGGTTGGCTATCGAAGGCGTACAGCCTGCTATTCCCGAGAACCCTCCACTAGAAGGTAAATAACTAACAATTATTATTCACCACTAAAATGATCTATAAATCagtatttgacttttgacttttgactttgactgCAGCACTTTTGACTCCAGTTGATAATAAGAACAAAGAAGATGGGATTGGGACTGGGgacaataataataaaagtcCTGTGAAACATGTGCTATCGATAGAGCTTCAGCTTTACTTTGAAAAGATCACAGACCTGACTGTAACCCGGTCAAACTCAGTCATCTTTAAGAAAGCACTGCTGAGTTTGGCGAGGGATGCAGGACTCCATCCTTTGGTTCCTTATTTCATATATTTTGTTGCTGAAGAGGTAGTCCACCATTTTCACTATGCTTAATACCAGTTAAGTTAAGTTAACCTAACCATGTCTGATGATATCAGGTGACCCGTAATTTGAACAACTTCCAGCTTCTTTTTGCTTTGATGAGGCTTGTGCGGAGCCTTGTACAGAATCCACACCTGCACATGGAACCGTATCTGATCCAGCTCATGCCATCTGTGATGACGTGTCTTGTTGCAAAAAGCCTAGGAGGAGATAATAATAACCACTGGGAACTCAGAAACTTTACAGCCAACCTGGTGGCTTCCATATGCAGAAGGTTTGGTCATGGGTATCATAATCTTCAGTTACGTGTCACCAGGACACTTGTTGATGCTTTCATGGACCCTGCAAAAGCATTGACCCAACATTATGGTGCTATCAAAGGGATTACTGCCCTTGGCTCAAGCGTGGTGCGTCTGCTTTTGCTACCAAATCTTGATTTGTATTTACAGTTTATACAACCAGAAATGCACCTTCACAACAAGAATGCCAATGAGGTCCATGGGGCCTTGATGTGTGCTGCTGGTTTATGTGTTTACAATCAGCTTAAGATGATTCCCAATCTGCTTTCTCCACCAACACATACCAATGGAAAACTCCTCAATCCAACAAGTACTactcattaattaattaattaattatactcTTTTATGCTCTCTTTGTTTTATCATCATATGTTTGTTTGAAAACTTGTGTTATTTGATGATGTTAAGATAAACGCAAGGCCGGGGGAAACAACTTGATGATGGAACAGGCAGTTAAAAAGGCAGCAACAGGTGAGAGTTTGGTGAAGGTGGAGATGCAAGGGGGTGGAAGTGGATTTTCGATAACTCGAGGGGGGTCTTCTGATGTATTACCAACAAGGTTTATGGGTAATGAGAATATCCCAGGGAGCAGTGCGAGTGCGAGTGCAAGTATGAGGAGGGATAGGTTTGGTGCTAATATACAAACATCATCACTGGCTGTGTCACGTGCATGGAAGAAGGAAGTAAATGCTGGACATTTGCTTCCAAAACTATTTCATCTTTTTGGTGAAAGCATGCTTCCCTTTGTACCTTCCCCAGAATTGTGTAATATATTCTTATGATTGTAAATTCATAACTACAACTGAATTATCATTATGAAGTGATTGCAAAATGTAACCAAATCAAACCTGTTTTCATTTGAAGTGAGCTTTTTCATTCACGTAAAAAGTACTTGCTACACAtcctcaaaataaaaataaaaaaataacaatcaCATCAACAACATTTGATTTGAAACATAAGAAAGTGAAAAACTCAAAAGAAGATTTTCCTAGGGCGAGATGGGGTAGGATTTTGTGTGGTGAAGGAGGATTTAGGAGAGATAGAAGGTTGTGTGGATTCTTGATTTCTATCAACAAGCTTTGCTCCTCTGGGATCAGCCAGGAGTGATTTCTGAAACGACTGTGCAAATCCAGTGGCAACAATCGTGACATGAATCTCCCCATTATATCTCTCATCCACAACAGCCCCAAATATAATGTTGGCTGAAGGATCTGCTAGACTTGTTACAACCTGACAAAAAACCAAACCACATTCATATATTCTCATTCGATTAATCAAGCAACTACAGGGTATATATTTATAGAAGAAAATCATTACCTGAGACACCCTATTGACTTCTTGAAGAGTTATGTCCTTCCCTCCAGTGATATTGTAAACCACTCCTGTGGCAGATTGGATTGAAGAACCGATGAGAGGAGCAAGTGTTGCTTGTTCAGCTGCTTCTTCAGCTCGGTTTTTACTAGAGGAAACTCCCACACCAAGCATTGCAGTTCCAGAGTCTTTCATCACTGCTTTCACATCTGCAAAATCCACGTTCACAAGCCCAGGTATCTGCACAAAACATCATCATATGCTGCtacttaaaacataataataCGAGTTTAATCACACTCACTCACCGTGATTATATCTGAAATGCCTTGAACGCCTTGACGGAGTACATCATCAGCAAGAAGAAAAGCATCCTGAAGGGGTGTCTGCTCATCAGCAATATCCAGTAAGCGGTCATTTGGGATTACTATAAGTGTGTCCACATTCCTTTGCAGCTTCTCAATAGCTTCCAAAGCCTGATAGATAGAATAAGACATGATAAGTGAtaacacattcattaatcattataATGGGTTTTGTATCACCTGCCTGGACTGATCTTTTGCGTCCTTCAAAGCTGAAGGGGTAGGTTACAACACCAACGGTGAGATATCCTGCTTCTTTTGCTATCTGGGCCACCACTGGAGCAGCTCCAGATCCTGTCCCACCTCCCATTCCTGCTGTTATGAACACAAGATCTGATCCCTTGAGAGCATTTCCGATTGCTTCCTTTGATTCCTCTGCAGCCTGTTCCCCCAACATCGGATTCCCACCCGTACCTGAACccatcaacaacatcatcaacaaCATGTACATCATCATATAAACACAAACCTTATCCTCCAACTAGAAAGAAGCAGACCAAGTCCACGAGTCAAAAGCTCTCCGATCTGAATTGGGTTCTCTGCAACAGACTGGAAAAGCGCTTGAGAATCCGTGTTTATGGCGTAAAAATCAACACCCTAAAGTTCATCAAATCAAATCTTGTTAAGGAAATCATCCCTCACATATCCAGGATTATGCACAAACGATAACTGTTTTTTCTTTAATGAACGAAAGACAAATCTCTTGAATGATAAAATTTAATGTAATTTAAACCTGTACATAACACATTTTTGAACAATGGATATTATAATATTACTCTTTTCAATTCGAAAGACATATAAGATGAATCTGAGAGAAGAATTATCGGTTTCGAGAGACACCTGCAGCCCGCTACCAATCATGCGGTTAACGGCATTGTTGCCGCCGCCGCCGACACCGACAACCTTAATCTTTGCAGACTCCATTGAGGCAAAAGAACAGCATACGGCGGAACGACGACGTACACGAGCCCTAGGTGAGTCACATGCTTTCAAGAAGAAGGGAGAAAGCGGACATCCGGTGGAGATTGAGGAGGAAGACGACGGTAACTGGGTTACGTTGGTGGCGAACTGAAGAAGCGTTCGTGTGGCCATGGATGTTTCTGAAGGACGGTGAAGGTAGTAAAGTTAGAAATATGGCTGCCTCTACCTCTACACTACTTTGGGAAAGATGATGACAACGTGGGTCGGGTGTTTTAGGGCTTTAAGCATTTTCCTCTTTTGTTCTTTTGTTTTAAAGTAGCCAAAATTCATCCCAAGATATTTTTGAAGTTTGTATTCAAATAATAGCAATTataaaacttatttaccaaataaaaatgaaaaaaagcaACCACATCTTTTGAACGAGTTCGATTTGGATACTGAAATCTTAATGTAACATTCATTTTTCAGGTATAAATCTAtggatatatttttttttttaatcaagttTGAGACGTAGGGTTTTCAGCGTACCACGACAGGAACAATAGTATGTCGCGAAACGGCCACGTTACTTAAGTAGGGGCGCGGTCAGGTATGGATCGCAGCGCGGTGTCGACTAGATTCAAAACTCTATGTCTCGGGCCTTGGGCTCTATTTAAGGGTGCTAACTTTTAAAGTTCGTTATTTTCTCAAGCCACCATCTTCAAAGtgcaaaccctagcccccttagtgttcttggtgtagtgtgtgtgtgtgtgtgtgtgtgtgtttggagcTTTTGGTGGAGTTTACTGAGTAAGAAGTGTGTGGAAGAGAGTAGAGTGAAGATCCAGAAGTTGTGCAACCTTCTCCTCAACTCGGAACTTTGtaagtataaaaaaaaaatctttgttTTCTTGATTACCATGTATAGATTTAGGTTTAGATGATGTTTTGGTTGTCTTTTGTCCTTTTAGATTATGATTTCTTGGAGTTTGGAAACTCTAGGTGATTGATGTTGTCTTAGACTCACTTCTGGACTATCCTCATGCTTGAGAGTCGAGTTCTTGTCCCCTTTCCAAGCCATGCATAGTCTTTTGGTCATTTTAGGTCATTTTGAGAGCCAGGGCTTATGGTCTTGCTTGTCTGAACCAAGGGAAgatataaagttggaaacttcatCCATTCAATTTATTAGACGAAACAGATCTTAAAAATCGAAATCTAACATCCGAGATGTATTTTTTGTCATTTGTTTTTTATGTAACATAAAGATAGTCTGAAACATGTCTGAAATAATCCATATGTTTGATAActtctaaaaatagtttaaaagctaaaattatatttttgccATTTTAATAATATCctttatatttgatatataattttatttttcatttaaaaaggaaaataaaaccATGAATGCTAATGTTTTAATGTTAATGTAACTAATTTATATTCAATTTCTAACAATGTCATGAGACTGTCTTAATAGTTTAACATGAAATGGCTTAACGATTTGCAGTGGTAATCTATGATGCACGGAAACTCCTCTTAGGTTCACGTTCCCGTTTCGGAAACTCCATGGAAACGGATACACCCCAGAAACACCATAGAAACGTTTCCTTGAAGTATTTGGTAGTAAGGAAACGTATCGACAAAGTTTCTGTAACACTcgatgtgacatccctaaaatcatggccagaaaagaccggtttgtttatgctttgtttaaaaatcagagttacattttaaatgaaagtgttgcggaatttgtcctaaaacaaaatatgataaagatttatcaaaagcatttccatagaaatatatttcattaaaagacttgggatgtcatgttcgtacagatcaaaagcataaacagtacaatataagccttactatattatttcatatctacaggcctatatccgtaatccctcgtccaacatCATatatatgctcaagcgccactacctgtaatacataaaactgagtgggtcaggcttgggagcctggtgagcacatagggttttcaacccacaataaataagtttattaatttcatcaatcaacaataacccgattacccgttcccgttatcctcactttacgtccctaaacacctattataagggacctagcctaaggatcatcatcgggacggacactactgctaaggggattcctcagcaataaatgtcctaaaggcaaccatgtgggggatggagtacaccggtgaacacatcgttcacaaacacctacaggttgcgagcctgctagtgttccactggactgtctagaagagtccgtggtcgtcatccatactccgctagatgacataatcaacaacatcaacatcgaggcctctcatcattttatcacacatcacctattacatctacccaaggttctaaaaggcgtgaggcgtggcgtggcggcaaggccaagcctcaagcttaatgagttatggcgagccatggcgtttttcaaggcgtgatgtaaggcggcgattttgtattaatttataattatattaccgcataaatataaacttatatcaaatatacctagtttttagaagtgttatatcaacaactaataacagaaagttaataaaaaacacaatatTTGTATGTCCGACtagaaaaggtataaaaaagagcaaaaaaacgtgtctcaaacgaaaaaacacgcgccataacacgccataacgcgccatggcacgccatatcacgccttgccacgcgccacgcctaacagcaacgttatgaagcttttcgtaacggcgacgccgcgcctcacgccatggcgcgccttggcgCCCGCCAtgacgcgccttttagaacactgcatctacccatgttttaccccaacattttcgtagatataaaatacatatatagtttaaatcattgaaaacatgtataacaacgttcatccaacatagatagcaagtattcagataatatgcacacatagcacgtaatttatataaaatacttcatatctatgtgtaagctgcaagtaactatgcactcacctgaaaggtggtgactcagcactcggacagcgcttcggtactctcaaaacgattttccttcaaTAAAatctagtaccaataccactagggtttagtctaacgataatcgcgattaattaatagtctagctattattattattatacaagcgttaataacactcaatataactcataataatagcccaaatacttattataaggtcctaataacattactatattaaaacgtaagctaaactaaagataggttaggcgtagctcacttacaacgggttttcttgaaaaccgggcttcgctggagcagcgttcccgagccgaaaggctcttttcttgggactccgagagcctcggggcttccttcgggtgctagggggtttacctaggcttttagggggggttagggaggctaaagagagaaagtgagtttgggaggtgtgaagagaaggctagacccgacacctctatttatagtgaaaatatctgatggactcgccgagtagggggacctactcgtcgatttggtccatgtggtggccttctggtggtgtcACGTGTCCAATTATGGTGGTGCCAcatcaccccctatcgcgtatcagccttcgaacttagaaaaatcataactctcccatacaagctccgttttcaacgttctttatatccacgtgtaggtaaaatcaatatctacaactttcgtttagaatccgtcggctaattctcgaccgatctcaaatttaacagtaggaggcgtttagactgctaaatgaccgcgaagaattcgtaactccttcatacgaactccgttttcgtccatctttttaccgttgagttcctattaatgagatcttgaaCTCTCATTTagttcgcgtaagccaaaaaccgcttgaactaaaattcgagtttcgggccgtgcactgctaagccgaatcttagaaaattcataacttcctcatacgaagtcagatttgggcgttctttttatcgacgctcttagtttaacatattctacaactttcgtttagattgctaaggctaaatcttgctctatcgtaaattcactatttacgcttcccggtgccgtgtcggttttgccgtaaaacttcgacgggccataacttcttcgttataactcggatttcgtcgttctttatatgtacggaagccttgagacatattctaaaactttatgtagagatatcgggattatctcacactttaattttgacgctaatttttattctttattaattctacatttataattaaataataaacacataaacacacataattcacataatactcaaatatttcatctttattacttcaaaaagagttacaagatttgacctagactattacattgacaaaaatgcttagccctgaaacccgggcgttacactcGATTCTAGGTAAGAAAGTATTTCCAAATGTTTTTGTGTTTCTCTTTGAACAAGGTGTGGTGAAGCCTCACCACGGCATATTGGTAGGGTTTCCAACACGGCGTGTTGATGGATAgtggagaaaccctaatttttagggtgttgcaccctatataaagaccttaagtccttgtggttggcctccttaccagcctccattgtcactaaaaccctaattcgtcccTTAAGCTTTCTTGATGGTGTTCTTGAGCCTTGAGTGGATTCTTGTGGTTATTTTGCTCATTTTTAAGGAAGCTTTGAAGATTGAAGGTGCTTAGCTTGGAAGGAAGGTCATAGATCCATAATATCTCCACTTATTGCAGTctctttgaggtatcaagttcataccttgatttATAGATGATTAGATCTCCTCATAGtttgttttgttatgattttgtCTCCTTTTTGGGTTGTTTGAGGAGTTAAGTTGTTTTGTGGGATTGTTTTATTATATATGAGCTTCATATGGTCTCATTTAGCAAAAAGGTGCAAGCATTATGAGATTCTTGgtcacatgcatgcattaagtccctTAGTAAGCCCCTCAtgagcttaagagcttcatttaggcatgcatgaacgtaaagttggcaactttacgtggttttccagcTCAAGGGAGCCAGATTTGTGTTTTGGGACTATGTCTTTaaagattaagtgcttattggttaagctCTCACTCTATTAagcctagggtttgggtttggaacCATTTTAGTAGTTCctatgggtaaagttggaaactttacccttctaaatCTCATTTTGGTtgagatctgagctttggagctcttggagttGAAGAAGGTAGCTTAATATGTTAAGCTGTTGGAAATTAGGCAAACACAGCGTGTTTGCAGGTCAACACGGCGTGTTGGTTGGGGTTTTCCCCGACTGCTTGAATGATGGCGAAACACGgcgtgttgggtcaacatggattgttgaccttgaccttgaccttgacttttgtccttgaccaagtttgactaggGGAGGGTATTAAAGTATTTTGGAATGAAATCTAAGGATTGGTTACTTTTCAGGTGTCAGGTAGAGTTGATATTCGGAGCTGGAACCTATTCAGCTATCTTTCAGATTCATGGGTGAGTTTCCTCAATAGGTTTAGTAAATCCAAGTCACCAATGTCGACCCTTGTTTTTATGTTAGGAAGCTAGGAGTCTTCGTGACCCTTGCATGTGTTATATGCTGCTATGTATACCAAGCGGGACTCGATGCTGGGGCAAGGCCCAATGATTGAATCGTATTCTATTGTTATGACCATTGTATGTGTtagtatgattatgtgatatgtattgtatgtgtatagtgggCGGGGCCTACGAATAATAGATATGTATATTGAGcgggggctcgatgtcgggcgggggcccagtatgtgatttattacGTATGTTATGGGTttgtttggggaactcactaagctttgtgcttacagttttcagtttatgtttcaggtacttccggttccaaagggaagagctcgggttgactgcatcgcacacaccatatggATTCCACATTTGAGATTTCACTCTGATTTTTTATGATGTTTGATACACTTATTTTATTCGGGATGTATGGATAATGTTGGAATACTGTTTTtacttaaattaaaaatgaaatttttggatcatatttttgggacgttacaagttggtatcaaatccttggtttgagggattcgggtgcactcctgggtgtgtctgaactcaaactgaggatttggtaaagttttctcaaaaagaaatattaaaaaaaaagagttttcagaaataagaaagggtgtggtgcatgcaattagcCGAGCTCACGTAAGTTTCTCAAAATACCCATACGTGTTATCTGATATGTTTTGAATTGTGAATCGATGAATTACATGCtggttagggctaaggatctgcttagtttctacatgatagaatgctaggagagatgcctttgtgtgcctattgtatgagcttgtagacttgcatgctagtattgattagtcagtgataggatgacctgattaggttatgcttggttctAGTTACTTGATGCTCAGATGCTGCTacctttgtgcttttaggagttcttactaacttcagctaactagtaagtgaatatgctaGGTTACATACTAtgggaactaaataattttagaaggttaggttttaactctattgtgcagctcttgtttgagtccaaccgttggagtgtgagacctttcattcgaagaattatacgGGTTTAGTGGTATGTAATTGTAATCGTGGACTAGTTAAAGGGAGTTAGCgggagttccttctgcagctgGTGGCAGATAGTAGTGTGGAGTTTGCCCTGGGAAAACCAAGGATGAGATCTAGTGTTAGGAGCCTTATCTGTGATGGAAGTTGTATGGATATAAAGTAACTTGGTGGAATCAAGGCACTCCTTGAGGAAAGtaaggatagatgtggaaggtagtatgagcccgtactactcgaagcagaggatccatatgCGATTCAAGGAGAGCTTCGATGAAATTAGGGAGCTTGTGGAGTTGTGATTCCccggcatatatatatatatatatatatatatatatatatatatatatatatggatgcgtattctgatggtttatatggtctattttcagtatggtggtattgCGAAGCAGACC is part of the Lactuca sativa cultivar Salinas chromosome 7, Lsat_Salinas_v11, whole genome shotgun sequence genome and harbors:
- the LOC111895203 gene encoding transcription initiation factor TFIID subunit 6, which gives rise to MSVVDKESIEVIAQSIGVGNLSPDVLPSLAADIEYRVREIMQEAIKCMRHAKRTAMTSDDVDTALDLRKMEPIYVASGNSLRFKRAARHKDLFYLDEKDVEFREVIEAPLPKAPLDTAVVNHWLAIEGVQPAIPENPPLEALLTPVDNKNKEDGIGTGDNNNKSPVKHVLSIELQLYFEKITDLTVTRSNSVIFKKALLSLARDAGLHPLVPYFIYFVAEEVTRNLNNFQLLFALMRLVRSLVQNPHLHMEPYLIQLMPSVMTCLVAKSLGGDNNNHWELRNFTANLVASICRRFGHGYHNLQLRVTRTLVDAFMDPAKALTQHYGAIKGITALGSSVVRLLLLPNLDLYLQFIQPEMHLHNKNANEVHGALMCAAGLCVYNQLKMIPNLLSPPTHTNGKLLNPTNKRKAGGNNLMMEQAVKKAATGESLVKVEMQGGGSGFSITRGGSSDVLPTRFMGNENIPGSSASASASMRRDRFGANIQTSSLAVSRAWKKEVNAGHLLPKLFHLFGESMLPFVPSPELCNIFL
- the LOC111896109 gene encoding cell division protein FtsZ homolog 1, chloroplastic, translated to MATRTLLQFATNVTQLPSSSSSISTGCPLSPFFLKACDSPRARVRRRSAVCCSFASMESAKIKVVGVGGGGNNAVNRMIGSGLQGVDFYAINTDSQALFQSVAENPIQIGELLTRGLGTGGNPMLGEQAAEESKEAIGNALKGSDLVFITAGMGGGTGSGAAPVVAQIAKEAGYLTVGVVTYPFSFEGRKRSVQALEAIEKLQRNVDTLIVIPNDRLLDIADEQTPLQDAFLLADDVLRQGVQGISDIITIPGLVNVDFADVKAVMKDSGTAMLGVGVSSSKNRAEEAAEQATLAPLIGSSIQSATGVVYNITGGKDITLQEVNRVSQVVTSLADPSANIIFGAVVDERYNGEIHVTIVATGFAQSFQKSLLADPRGAKLVDRNQESTQPSISPKSSFTTQNPTPSRPRKIFF